From the genome of Bubalus bubalis isolate 160015118507 breed Murrah chromosome 2, NDDB_SH_1, whole genome shotgun sequence, one region includes:
- the NIPA2 gene encoding magnesium transporter NIPA2 isoform X2: MFQENTIVGAGEVANFAAYAFAPATLVTPLGALSVLVSAILSSYFLNERLNLHGKIGCLLSILGSTVMVIHAPKEEEIETLNEMSHKLGDPGFVVFATLVVIVSLILIFVVGPRHGQTNILVYITICSVIGAVSVSCAKGLGIAIKELFAGKPVLQHPLTWILLLSLIVCVSTQINYLNRALDIFNTSIVTPIYYVFFTTSVITCSAILFKEWQDMPVDDVIGTLSGFFTIIVGIFLLHAFKDVSFSLSSLPVSFRKDEKAVNGSLSSMYEVLNNNEESLTCGIEQHTAENISRRNGNLTAF; this comes from the exons TGGGAGCTGGCGAGGTGGCCAACTTTGCTGCATATGCATTTGCACCAGCCACCCTAGTGACTCCCTTAGGAGCACTCAGTGTCCTAGTAAG TGCCATTCTTTCTTCATACTTTCTAAATGAAAGACTTAATCTTCATGGAAAAATTGGATGTTTGCTAAGTATTCTGGGATCTACAGTTATGGTTATTCATGCTCCAAAAGAAGAGGAGATTGAGACCTTAAATGAAATGTCTCACAAGCTAGGAGATCcag GTTTTGTGGTCTTTGCAACACTTGTGGTCATTGTGTCCTTGATATTAATCTTTGTGGTGGGACCTCGCCATGGACAGACAAACATTCTTGTGTATATCACAATCTGCTCTGTAATTGGGGCAGTTTCAGTCTCCTGTGCTAAAGGCCTGGGCATTGCTATCAAAGAGCTGTTTGCTGGAAAACCTGTGCTACAACATCCCCTGACCTGGATCCTGCTGCTGAGCCTTATAGTCTGTGTGAGCACACAGATTAACTACCTAAACAGGGCCCTGGACATATTCAACACTTCTATCGTGACTCCAATATATTATGTGTTCTTCACAACATCAGTTATAACTTGTTCAGCTATTCTTTTTAAGGAATGGCAAGATATGCCTGTTGATGATGTCATTGGTACTCTGAGTGGCTTCTTTACAATCATTGTGGGAATATTCTTGTTGCATGCCTTTAAAGACGTCAGCTTTAGTCTCTCAAGTCTGCCCGTGTCTTTTCGGAAAGACGAAAAAGCAGTGAATGGCAGTCTTTCTAGTATGTATGAAGTTCTTAATAATAATGAAGAGAGCTTAACCTGTGGAAtcgaacaacacactgctgaaaaTATCTCCCGAAGAAATGGAAATCTGACAGCTTTTTAG